Genomic DNA from Candidatus Binatia bacterium:
CTACGATCTGCCGTTCCGGAGCACGCCGGATTACCGCACGGTCGCGGGTTTGGTTTTGGCCCGTTTCAAAAGGTTTCCAAAAGGCGGTGAAGCGATCGTCGAGGGACCTTACAAAATGACCGTCGTCGTGCTCGACGGGCGCAGGCTGCGGAAAATCCGCATCGAGGGACCCATCCGCAAACGCGCCGAGACGCGCTCGTAGTTTCCGCGCCTCCGTGGTCTGTGCGAGCGCTAATCCAGCCTAGACAAAGCCCCCGGGCAGCGGAACGCAAGGGAGTTCTCATGACGTGCGATGGTGCTTGCGAACTGCCCACCAGGATGCGACAGGCCCACCACTGCCCCAACAGCTCTATCCTGGCCGAGCGAGGATAGTAGGAACAAGCGGGTCCTGCGACCACGCCAGCCCCCAGTCGCGAGCTGGCGAAGTCTTTAGAATAAGGTGCCAATCGTGAAGTGAACGGCCCCAAACGCCTCGCCTCGGCGCCGATCGAGCTTAATTCCGTAGTGCAGGGCTAACGGCCCCACCGGAGTCTCGTAAAGTAGACCCATGCCAGCAGACCGACGAAAATCCTCGAGCGAAATCGATCGATCCTGTAGGTAAACCCCCCCTGCGTCCACGAAGGCCACTCCGATCGCACCCCAGACTAGGGGAAAGCGCAGTTCCGTGTTCACGTTCAGGGAGAGGTCGCCTCCGAGGGGGTTACCACCAGGAAAGACCCGTTTGCCAAGCGCGTCAACAATGGGCGCGCCCTGCGGGCCGATGCTGTTCTCCGAGAAACCCCGAACAGTGGAACGCCCACCAAGGAAAAACCGTTCGCGGATCGGAACAACAGCGCCTGAGAATGTGCGCGCCCAGCCTGCCCGAAGAGCATACAACCAGGTGAGCGACTCACCTAACGGGACGTAGTGGCTGTGGTGCCATTGAAGCTTTGCCAGCGGCTCGTCTGAACCAAGAAAACCAGCGGCGAGCCGAAATCGCACCGATTCGAACACTCCGCGGTGCGGCATAAAGGGATCGTCACGCCCCTCGTATACCAAGAACGGTCCGACACCACCTGTTCGGAGCTGCCCCTCGTCAGCAGGATTGAATACCCGGGCATCTGGTCGCAAGTCGAAAATGCGCGCCTGTTCCCACTGAAATTCCACGCCTGTTAAAAGTGCCGAGCGCCACCTTCGCTCGAGTGCCGGGACGAGTGCCAATCGTTCGATGCTGAATTGATCGACAGAGCGCGTCGCCCGCTGGCCAATGACATTGGTTCGCAGGGTCCAACTGGTCTCCCAGAACTGCGGGTCGCGAAATCCAAGGTCCACTAAGTACTCATTTGGGGCGGTTGCCTGAGCCGGGTCTAGGGCAATATCACCGCGCAACCCAAGTCGTTCACCGCGGTGGCGCAAGTTGATATGCGCGATTTCTCCGAACGCCCGGAAACCGTCGCGCGTGTTGTAGCCACCGCCGAAGCTCACCGACAACGGAGGTCGTTCCTGCACCTGCACCACGACGTCACGAGGAATCTCTCCCGATGTTTTCGCAGTCTCGAACGGCTCCAAAGCATCCACGAATACCCCCCGGAACAAGCCAAGCTGGTACAGGCGAGTTTGCGCATTGGCTAACGACTGCGGAGTCAGCGGCGCGTCGGGTTTCAGCTGAGATTCCCGTCGAACGACCGACGAATGCACCTGTAGGTTACCGCGCACCCGTATTTCCCCCACTCGCTGCAAGGCGCCGGGGTTTACCTCGAACGTCACCGCCGCCAGGCGTTGCAAGGCTTGCTCTTCGATGATCCGCCACGTTCCAGTTACCGTGGCGTCTGCGTATCCAGCGTCGCGGAGGTAACGGGCTACCCGCTCTGCTTCGCGCTCTAGGGCAAAGGGGTCAAACGCACGCCTGAGACGGATCTCCTGCAGAGCTGGCCGGCGGATTCCTTCGGGAAGGCCCGCAAAATCGAGCTGCGCCGTCACTACGGGAAGCCCTTCATCCACCACGATGGTCACATCGATCCGCCCTTCACTGCGGTCGATGTCGATGCGGTAGTCGGTGATTTCCGCATCAACGAATCCGAATTCTCGGTAACGAAACCAAAGCCGTCTTAGGTCCTCCTCGAAGCGCGAGGGCACGAGAAAGCCATGTCGTCGAGGAAACCACGAACGTGGCCCCGTGGACATGACCTCGAGCAGCTTCTTCTCGGAAACCCGTTGACGGCCCTCGAAGGTGACCCGACGGATGGTGAGCAAGGGACCCTCATCGATCACTAAGCGGATCCGTTTTTTGTCGGGGTCGGATCGCTCGACCGAAAGACGCACGGCTACCAGATAATGTCCTCGCTCCTGGTAGAGTTGCTTGGCAACGCGCGCGAGCTGTCTCCACGTTCCGTCCGTGATGAGCAAACGTTCCTTGAGCCGGGCCGCGGCGAGGATTTGGTCCTTTGAGACTCGCCGATTGCCTTCGACAACGATTTCGCAGCGCGGGCCCGGACGGAGAGCCAACCGCAGCGTGCCGGAGATGCTGCTCGTTTCGACGAAGTCGGCTGTAGCTCTGGCCTCGAGATAACCCTGCTCTCTGAGGTACCGTACGGCCGCCTTCTCAACTTCTTTGGCGCTCCGTGCGGTCCACCGCTCACCCGAACGCACGGGCAACGCGCGCAGGAAAGCCTGAGGGTCCGTTATGTCCGCCCCGAACCACTCAATGGTCGTAATGGTTTGTGGGCGTCCCTCGTGGATCCAAATGTGCACTGCGGCCGATTCTGGGTCGCAGGGCTTTGCCTCGACCCGAACCGCCACCTCCGGGAAGCCGTTGTTTCGGTAAAGCGCCGACAGCCGTTGTTCGGAACTCGCCAAGACCTTATCGTCGAGTGCTGTTCCAACCGGCAGCCGTGCAGTTCGCTCGAGTTCGCGGAGCGAGAACGATCGCTGCCCATGAAAGACCACGCGGCTGACCAAGAGCTTTGGCTTCACGGACACAAGCAAGCGCACCCCGCCGTCCTCCGTCCGTGGTGTGAGCTCCACTTCCCGATACCGTGCCGTCGCTTGGATCGCGCTACGAATCCGCGCCTCGGTGTCGGAGTTCCAGTTCTGCGACAAAAACTCCTCGAGCAGGACGTTGAGCTCCCCTTTCTGCCACTCTGGTTCCCCACGCACCTCTACTGATACGAGAGATCGTGGTTGGTGTTCGGGCTCCGCGAAGGCCGGAGCACTGCGCGACAGGGCCACAGCGCAGGCGAACCAGCCCACTGCGGCCCAGAGAATCATGCGTATCAACACGTTCGATCTCCGCCACCCTTAGGGGCAAGCCAAAGAAAACGGCGCGCGGAGAAACTCCACCCGGAACTTAAGGTCTCCGGAAAAAGCACCTGCCGCTTCGTGTGTCGCGCTTTCCCAACCGCCCAGTAGGGAAACACGGCGCGTCAATCGGTATTCCAGTTGAACCGTCTGCCGGGCTTGCGCGCCCACGCTCGTTGATGCCGAGGCATAGAAACGTTCACTGAGCTCTTTACCGACAGTCACGCGTGGCTCCACTGTACCTGTGTCACGAGCTTGAGTGGCAGACAGCTCGAATCGGTCTACCCCCAACCAACGCTGCACGCGTTGTTCTGCCTCGCGCTTGGGAAGCAGGGCAAACGCCGCTCCTGCGGGTGAAAATCCACCCGTTTGCCCCACCATCGCGCGGGTACGACCTGTCGCCAGCAGACTCAGGATGTCTTCCGGTGCTAACGAGGGATCGTCGGCAGAAAATTGTACTCGTGGCCGGTCCGCCTGCCCTGTAACCTGCGCGGTGACGAGGTATTCGGCTTGCGGTGTGGCTACGCGGGTTTCTGCAACAAAATCGAGCCATGGGTTCAAACTCGCAGGATCTCGGAACTCCAGCGTGCCAGCGGTGATCGTGAATGTACGGCCTTGGAACGTCACTTCGCCATCGAGGACCCCGATCCTGCCACCGACCAGTGGTCGACCGATGGTGCCGCCGACCCAGAGATCGAGCCAAAACTCAACTTTGGCGATGTTGTTGTCCAGGAACACATGACCCGGCGAATGGATTTTCAAGTCAAGCCCGACCGGGGTTCGCATCACAGTTTGCACGCGCCTGGGAGCGAAGAGGCGATCTCGCAGCCAGCGCAAGAGGTCTCCGAGCGCAAGATCGCGGTCGTACACGGCATTCAACACCTGGAGATCGCCGGCAACGCTGAGATTGTCCCAGGTGCCGGTAAGTTCGCCACGACCGGACAAGCGCGCCTGGAGGTCGTCACCCCACGAGCCTGCAACGTCGTGCAAAGTCCAGGAGAGTGCCGGCCCAGAGTACAGACCAGCCTGGCCGTTGATCGAGAGTTTGCCATCGCCGACCACTGCCTCGATGACCACATCGCGCACCGACTCGTTTTGCAGTGTCGCGTGCCCTCGAATCGCGCTCAGCGGTGGGAAGCCTTCGATTTCCAAGATGCCGTCCTTCACTGCCAGGCTGCCCTGCGCTTGCCATTCCCCTAGGGATCGGCGTTCGATCCGAGCCCCGATGGTTGCTGCTCCGCTGGCTTCAAGAATTGGCTCTCCGAGCAACTCCAACAGTACAAGGTCGGAAGTGCCGTGAATTTCCGCTTCCATTTCACCATCGATGCGCCCTTTGGCCGCGACTTCGATCTTGGAACCGTCACTTTCGAGTCGCCACGGATCGAGGCGAAAGGTGTCGCCATCCAACTGCAAGTGGAAGGGTATCGTTGCTTCGAGACGATAGGGCTCCCGAGCGAGGACGAACCGGTTGAGTTTGATCTCCGCTCGCTCGACGCGAGGCTGGGCCAGGCGGCCACTGGCGACCGCCTGGCCGGCAGTTTCAATTCGGATCCTGCTGTGCGGCGCGACGACTTGGATCTGAGCTGCCGTCGCCGCGACATCGAAACGGTAGCCTTGACGAGGGTCAACTGTGCCTCGGAGCTGCAACTTTTGATCGAGCGCATCACCCTGGATGGTCCACTGCTTAGGTTCAAAATCGATGTGGATTTTGCCGCTCGCTAACTCGGCCTTATCCACCCGAAGGTCTTGCACCACCACCTCCGCGTTGCCGCGAGGAGTGAACAGCGGCCCGGACCATTCGCCTGCCACCGTCAACTGGCCTCCCACTCCGCGGCGCCCGAGCCCCACGATGGCGTCCAAGCGAATCGGGTCGCCCCTCAGTGCAGCGCGGTCCAACACGTTGCCCTTCCCTTCAGCATTGAGGTGAAGGTTCTCCTTCCCATCGCGCCGCGACAACTCCGCAGCCACTCGCCACTCACCGGTGCGATAGCGTGCCTCACAGCGAAAGCTTGTGATCGGTTCTTGCCAGATGCGGAACTGATTCACCACTGCCTGGAGATCCAGCTCTGCCGAAGAACGTCTTTGCCGGAGGGACAGCTCCCCGCTTACTCGCCCGCGGGAGACCGGGAGCGGATCGCCCCACAACCAAGTTGACGCCCCGGTGAGAAATTCTGCGCTGAAGTCTTTCGCGTTTACTTGCAGTGCGGTTTCGGGCTCTTGCCCTAGGCGCCAAACTCCGCTGACGTTTAAGTGTCCGCCGCGTTGGTCGCTGGCGTCGCAAGTGCCGGAGACTTGCCACTCGGGCGTGCCAACCGCACGAACACCGCAAACGGCTTCGCGTACAGTGCTCTGGAGCAGGCTGACTTGCACTAATCGGAGCGAGGTCTCGATCACCGTGAAACCTTCATGCACTCGCCACGCGCCCCCAACGCGGGCTCGTCCTGTCAGTCCCATGCGTTGACCAAGGGGTTCGAGGACGCTGGCCAAACTCTGCAGGTGATCACTTGCAATTTCTCCGTGACCGGTTTGTTCGTTTTCTCGCCAGCGATGCTCCAACTTAAACTCCACAGCGCCAAGCGCGGAACCAGCGATTTGGATGCCCCCTTCATGCGGGAGGATCTGCCCGGTGGCATTCCAGGCAATCGGCAGCGTCCTGAGCTGGAGCGGCACCGGAACTCGAACCCGAGTCCGGCCTGCGGCGGACCACTGAAGCTGCAGAGGCTTCAAGGGGCCAAGGATCTCACCGGAGAAATTCAACCGTTGCAGCGCATCCTGAGGAACCCGAAGCCCAACGAGCCGGGCTAAATTTCCAGGTGACGACACCCCTCCGCGAGCGGCAGCCGTGAGCTTGGGATGGTCGCCAAGATCGAATGCCACGTCGCCAGAAGCCCGGAGCGTTGCATGGCGAAGCCGAACCCTCTCAAAGCGGAGCTCAGGGCCTTGGCGCACAAACCGACCTCTCAGGTCCGCTCCCTCTATTTTCTCCCAAGAGCCGTTGGTGAGAAAAAAGCGGAAATCCACCACCGGATTCACAACCGGCCCATAGAGTTGGCCGATTCCGCTGAGTGTGCCGCGAACCACCGGGATGTCATCCGAGAACGCGGCCAGGCTTACGGCGTCGATCTTTCCATACACGCGCATGTGGTCACTGTCGATGCGCCGGAGCATCACAGCGCCTTGAGAGCTGCGCAGGCGCCCGAAAGTGATCCCTACGCTTGCTTGCGGGTCCCATTCGCCGTGCACTTCGACCTTTTGGATTGTGAGCCCGTGCGGACCACGTTCCCAACGGACACTGCCGCCTGCAACACGCCAGTCAACCTTCAGCGTGGGAGCCGAGCGCAGCTCGCATTCCAGCGATAGGGAGGCAAACTGCAGACTGGCGCCCTGTTGGCCATAAGGGAATCTCAGATGCCAATGGCGACCAGTCACCATCAAGCTCAATGGCACGCCGAGAAAGAGTTCGCCGCGGTGGGGCGCTCCACCTTTCTCCTCCCCGCCTACGCTACCAGGGGCCATGAGCCCGAAGTCCACGTCGAGCCCATCCACATCCGCGAGCAAACGGAGTGAGCGCGTGGTGAGTGAGCTCTGCCAGTCTACCGCCAGTTCACCACGCTGTACTGCCAGGGCCTCGCCGCATCGCAGGTTGCGCAGGGTCAACCTCCCCAAGGGATCCAAGGCCAAAGCATCGAGAGCGCACTCCCTACCGGTCGCTTGAGCAAGGCGCGTGAGTAAAGCGGTGCGCACCTTGCCTTGGCCTGCGTGGAAAAGCACCAGCACTGCAACGAAAGCGAGAGAGGCGAAGCCGAGGAGGACAAGCCAAACCCAACGGATCCCTCCCGCCACATTCTCAATGCCACGCATCGTCACCATGCCTTGTGTTTGCCGAGCCGCGACTTCCGCACAAGCGCGCTAGAACAAGCTGCCCCTGCTTGCTAGCCACACCGCTCATGCCCATGACTTTGGCCAGATCTTTGCGCGTCCGTAGCATTGGTGTGCTCGCCCTTTTTATGCTGGGAGTCCCCGGCCCGGCTCGTTCGTTGAGCTCTGTTCCAGAAAGTTTTTCGTCTGTCGCCAAAGCGGCACGGCCCGTGGTGGTGAACATTTACTCGATGCGGGTCGTTCGGGTGCCGGGGTCGACTGGCGATCCGGTAGAAGACTTCTTTCGGCAATTCTTCGGACCGGGCCTTCCGTATCGCGCGCAACGACAGCAAAGTTTGGGCTCCGGGTTCATCATTTCGAGCGACGGATACATCGTCACGAACGCTCACGTCGTCGCCTTGGCGCAGCAGATTCGCGTGCGCTTAGCGACACGCGAGGAGTACGACGCGAAGATCGTTGGCGTGGATCAAAAGACCGACATCGCGTTACTAAAGATTCGTCCGAAAGCGCCGCTACCAGCGGCAAAGTTAGGGGACTCCGACAGTCTTGAAGTCGGTGACTGGGTGGTCGCTGTGGGAAACCCGTTCGGCTTAGCGTCAACGGTTACAGCGGGAATCGTAAGTGCGAAGGATCGCGTGATTGGTGCAGGGCCATACGATGACTTCATTCAAACCGACGCATCGATCAATCCGGGAAACTCCGGTGGGCCGTTGCTGAATCTTCGGGGCGAAGTCGTGGGGATCAACTCCGCGATTTTCAGCCGCTCAGGTGGAAGCATCGGCATTGGCTTCGCGATTCCAATTAACCTAGCGAAAAAAGTGATTGACGAGCTCCGCGAGCACGGGAGAGTGATTCGCGGCTGGCTTGGTGTTTCCATCCAGGATGTGACTGCCGATATGGTGGAAGCCTTCGGCCTGGACCGCCCGCGCGGGGCACTGGTTGTCGAGGTCGAACCGGGAAGCCCTGCAGATCGAAGCGGGATCCGCCGGGGTGATGTAATCGTGGAATTCAACGGCGTGCCGATCGAAGAGAGCCGCCAGCTTTCTGCTCGAATCGCCGAACTCCCGGTGGGGCGCTCTGTCGGCGTAGTCCTCTTACGAGACGGCAGAGAGCGCCGCCTTACGGTCACCATCGCCGAATCCCTCGAGGAGGGGCAGCTGAGCAGGCCGAGTTCCGCCGCACGCGAGTGGGGTCTTGTCCTTACGGACCTTACTGCGCAATTGGCGGATCGTTTTCGCATTCCCCGCAACGTACGTGGTGCGTTGATTCGTGAGATCATCCCGGGCTCGCCCGCTGATCGCAGTGGTTTGCAACCTGGCGACGTGATCCGCCAGGTTGATCGAACGCCGGTCACGTCGGCAGCCACATGTGAGCGGGCCTTGGCCAGGGCTGGCGACTCCGTTCTCTTGCTGGTCCAGCGCGGGCAAGCCAGCGGCTACGAGCTTCTGCAGCGCAGCGAGGACGAGCCGTAAGCTGCTGGTCATATGGTCATTGCGCGGGCCAGTTAGCGTGTTCGGTGTTCGGGGGCATTGACCCCCAACCACAAACCCATAGCGATCAAATAAGCGATTGCCATCGAGAGAAGCGGCACAGACCAGGAGCCGAACGTATCGCGACTCCAACCTACGGCCACAGAGTTCAACGCTCCGCCGAGGTTACCGAACATGTTCATCGCTCCGGTGACGCTACCGGCATGTTTTCCTCCAACCGCCGAGCACACCGCCCAGGCCGGTGCCACGCACAGGGCTGCGAAGCCTGCGGCCAGGCTAAGGGCCAGGGCGGCAATCCACGGGCTTGCACTCCAAACTCCCGTGATTGTCCCCACCGCGGCCAGCGGTAGCCCCAGAAGCGCCGGTAGTCGCCGACCCCAGCGCTCACCCCAGCGCCGCGCCGCTGCATCACTTGCCCAACCTCCACTCGCAACACCCACGGCTATGCACAGCAAAGGAAGGGCGGCTAAGTAGCCGGCTTCGACAAAGCGGAAGCCTCTCTCTTCCATCAGGTAGGTGGGAAGCCAAGTGAGGAAAAAGTACCATCCGTAAATCACCAGAAAGTACATGGCGCAGAGGACGGCAACATTCCGATTCCACAGGGTCGCCCACGTAAAACTGTGCGGAGGTGCCTGCGTCGTTTGAGCGCCGATCCAGGCCAGTTCGGCTCGGTTTACCCGCGGATGCTCCGAGGGATGCTCGTAGAACAGCCCAAGCCAAACCACCACCCACAGGATTCCGATTGCGCCAAACACCGCAAACGACCAACGCCAACTCATCACCGTGAGCATGGTGGCGACCAAGGGTTGGCTCAACGCCCCAGCAATTGCGCCTGCCATGACCGTGAGCCCAAAAGCACGGCCAGCCTCAGTCGGAGGCAGCCATTGTCGGAAGGCCCGCGCCAACGTAGGCAGCAGACCGGCCTCACCCACTCCGAAAAGAAACCGCACGGCAACCAGGGACCAAAATCCGACCGCAGCACCGGTGAGCATCGTCATCACCGACCACCAAATGACGATGCGAGCCATCATCAACCGAGCGCCAAAGCGGTCCGCCAGCCAGCCCCCAGGGATCTCGAACAGCGCGTATGCGAAGGTGAAGGCGCTGAACACGTATCCGAGCTCCGTATCCGTTAGGTGAATGTCAGCACGGATGCTGGGAGCCGCGACGGCAATACAAACCCGATCCAGGTACGCAACCCCCATCACGGACAGTGCGAGTCCAACCACAACGAATCGAACTCGCGTCGGCGTGGGGCCGTCCCTTGGTGCCCGATCCATGGTGCACGCCAATACCAAGCTGAGGCCGGCAAGCAACCACGAAGCGGCCGCCTCGACCCGCGAATAGCCTTACCAAGGCCGGCCGTCCGGCTAGAAAGCGAACGGTCGGGTGCGGAAGCAGTCCCGACCGGTGAAAACGCGTTTGCACCCCGCGCCGTCGGCCCGCCCAGTGAGTAAGCCGGAGCTTATTGGTGTGCTGCCGCTCCTTCCCCGCTCTGCGCCTCGGAAAGTACTTTGCGCAGTTCCCGCTTCGTGCGTTCGTTGAGAATGCCATCGTCTCGAATGCCACGCGAGCGCTGGAAGGCCTGAATGGCGTTGACCGTTACTGCGT
This window encodes:
- a CDS encoding MFS transporter — encoded protein: MDRAPRDGPTPTRVRFVVVGLALSVMGVAYLDRVCIAVAAPSIRADIHLTDTELGYVFSAFTFAYALFEIPGGWLADRFGARLMMARIVIWWSVMTMLTGAAVGFWSLVAVRFLFGVGEAGLLPTLARAFRQWLPPTEAGRAFGLTVMAGAIAGALSQPLVATMLTVMSWRWSFAVFGAIGILWVVVWLGLFYEHPSEHPRVNRAELAWIGAQTTQAPPHSFTWATLWNRNVAVLCAMYFLVIYGWYFFLTWLPTYLMEERGFRFVEAGYLAALPLLCIAVGVASGGWASDAAARRWGERWGRRLPALLGLPLAAVGTITGVWSASPWIAALALSLAAGFAALCVAPAWAVCSAVGGKHAGSVTGAMNMFGNLGGALNSVAVGWSRDTFGSWSVPLLSMAIAYLIAMGLWLGVNAPEHRTR
- a CDS encoding BamA/TamA family outer membrane protein, with product MILWAAVGWFACAVALSRSAPAFAEPEHQPRSLVSVEVRGEPEWQKGELNVLLEEFLSQNWNSDTEARIRSAIQATARYREVELTPRTEDGGVRLLVSVKPKLLVSRVVFHGQRSFSLRELERTARLPVGTALDDKVLASSEQRLSALYRNNGFPEVAVRVEAKPCDPESAAVHIWIHEGRPQTITTIEWFGADITDPQAFLRALPVRSGERWTARSAKEVEKAAVRYLREQGYLEARATADFVETSSISGTLRLALRPGPRCEIVVEGNRRVSKDQILAAARLKERLLITDGTWRQLARVAKQLYQERGHYLVAVRLSVERSDPDKKRIRLVIDEGPLLTIRRVTFEGRQRVSEKKLLEVMSTGPRSWFPRRHGFLVPSRFEEDLRRLWFRYREFGFVDAEITDYRIDIDRSEGRIDVTIVVDEGLPVVTAQLDFAGLPEGIRRPALQEIRLRRAFDPFALEREAERVARYLRDAGYADATVTGTWRIIEEQALQRLAAVTFEVNPGALQRVGEIRVRGNLQVHSSVVRRESQLKPDAPLTPQSLANAQTRLYQLGLFRGVFVDALEPFETAKTSGEIPRDVVVQVQERPPLSVSFGGGYNTRDGFRAFGEIAHINLRHRGERLGLRGDIALDPAQATAPNEYLVDLGFRDPQFWETSWTLRTNVIGQRATRSVDQFSIERLALVPALERRWRSALLTGVEFQWEQARIFDLRPDARVFNPADEGQLRTGGVGPFLVYEGRDDPFMPHRGVFESVRFRLAAGFLGSDEPLAKLQWHHSHYVPLGESLTWLYALRAGWARTFSGAVVPIRERFFLGGRSTVRGFSENSIGPQGAPIVDALGKRVFPGGNPLGGDLSLNVNTELRFPLVWGAIGVAFVDAGGVYLQDRSISLEDFRRSAGMGLLYETPVGPLALHYGIKLDRRRGEAFGAVHFTIGTLF
- a CDS encoding DegQ family serine endoprotease, whose translation is MTLARSLRVRSIGVLALFMLGVPGPARSLSSVPESFSSVAKAARPVVVNIYSMRVVRVPGSTGDPVEDFFRQFFGPGLPYRAQRQQSLGSGFIISSDGYIVTNAHVVALAQQIRVRLATREEYDAKIVGVDQKTDIALLKIRPKAPLPAAKLGDSDSLEVGDWVVAVGNPFGLASTVTAGIVSAKDRVIGAGPYDDFIQTDASINPGNSGGPLLNLRGEVVGINSAIFSRSGGSIGIGFAIPINLAKKVIDELREHGRVIRGWLGVSIQDVTADMVEAFGLDRPRGALVVEVEPGSPADRSGIRRGDVIVEFNGVPIEESRQLSARIAELPVGRSVGVVLLRDGRERRLTVTIAESLEEGQLSRPSSAAREWGLVLTDLTAQLADRFRIPRNVRGALIREIIPGSPADRSGLQPGDVIRQVDRTPVTSAATCERALARAGDSVLLLVQRGQASGYELLQRSEDEP
- a CDS encoding translocation/assembly module TamB, translating into MRGIENVAGGIRWVWLVLLGFASLAFVAVLVLFHAGQGKVRTALLTRLAQATGRECALDALALDPLGRLTLRNLRCGEALAVQRGELAVDWQSSLTTRSLRLLADVDGLDVDFGLMAPGSVGGEEKGGAPHRGELFLGVPLSLMVTGRHWHLRFPYGQQGASLQFASLSLECELRSAPTLKVDWRVAGGSVRWERGPHGLTIQKVEVHGEWDPQASVGITFGRLRSSQGAVMLRRIDSDHMRVYGKIDAVSLAAFSDDIPVVRGTLSGIGQLYGPVVNPVVDFRFFLTNGSWEKIEGADLRGRFVRQGPELRFERVRLRHATLRASGDVAFDLGDHPKLTAAARGGVSSPGNLARLVGLRVPQDALQRLNFSGEILGPLKPLQLQWSAAGRTRVRVPVPLQLRTLPIAWNATGQILPHEGGIQIAGSALGAVEFKLEHRWRENEQTGHGEIASDHLQSLASVLEPLGQRMGLTGRARVGGAWRVHEGFTVIETSLRLVQVSLLQSTVREAVCGVRAVGTPEWQVSGTCDASDQRGGHLNVSGVWRLGQEPETALQVNAKDFSAEFLTGASTWLWGDPLPVSRGRVSGELSLRQRRSSAELDLQAVVNQFRIWQEPITSFRCEARYRTGEWRVAAELSRRDGKENLHLNAEGKGNVLDRAALRGDPIRLDAIVGLGRRGVGGQLTVAGEWSGPLFTPRGNAEVVVQDLRVDKAELASGKIHIDFEPKQWTIQGDALDQKLQLRGTVDPRQGYRFDVAATAAQIQVVAPHSRIRIETAGQAVASGRLAQPRVERAEIKLNRFVLAREPYRLEATIPFHLQLDGDTFRLDPWRLESDGSKIEVAAKGRIDGEMEAEIHGTSDLVLLELLGEPILEASGAATIGARIERRSLGEWQAQGSLAVKDGILEIEGFPPLSAIRGHATLQNESVRDVVIEAVVGDGKLSINGQAGLYSGPALSWTLHDVAGSWGDDLQARLSGRGELTGTWDNLSVAGDLQVLNAVYDRDLALGDLLRWLRDRLFAPRRVQTVMRTPVGLDLKIHSPGHVFLDNNIAKVEFWLDLWVGGTIGRPLVGGRIGVLDGEVTFQGRTFTITAGTLEFRDPASLNPWLDFVAETRVATPQAEYLVTAQVTGQADRPRVQFSADDPSLAPEDILSLLATGRTRAMVGQTGGFSPAGAAFALLPKREAEQRVQRWLGVDRFELSATQARDTGTVEPRVTVGKELSERFYASASTSVGAQARQTVQLEYRLTRRVSLLGGWESATHEAAGAFSGDLKFRVEFLRAPFSLACP